A portion of the Hoplias malabaricus isolate fHopMal1 chromosome 1, fHopMal1.hap1, whole genome shotgun sequence genome contains these proteins:
- the im:7136021 gene encoding uncharacterized protein im:7136021 isoform X1 has protein sequence MSAVELLPEEVWLLVFEYLPTPDKFSVRSSCKLFRRLIDRPTFWRNTTVYLDKITSYKPHFWKTLRQRKTSSVVALKASGVREWTEISSRLPWLCSLSLHLCSDPKGLETLGLLKNLKRLDILQCRCPNLASLTSLVQLTRISLCEIVRAPRTDVYNAVSQLTNLTSIYYHENKNPIPRTAFHNILRCLPNLKRLSLKMGANQSPLPSDYFCPNDTNQMSGEPKYGTLGLTSLELLNYMDPMVSPTALQSIPSLKSLTVQYRCWVAVSSLCPLKSWLSTLPSLAELSISYGYELGAYAKSVPGTVQNLQLKAVVGELEDVREIALKVPDLLCLHLDLYCRNTHSYVAELPQLFPKLQSLKIRHNNITEREFLQLAQIPNLKRLEVLDNNVALEDLIHKLQVQTNYRIHVTHSLDTKDRNACLCSHN, from the exons ATGTCTGCTGTTGAACTGTTACCCGAGGAAGTGTGGCTGCTCGTGTTTGAGTACCTCCCGACACCGGATAAATTCAGTGTTCGCTCAAGCTGCAAACTTTTTAGAAGACTGATAGACCGCCCTACATTTTGGAGAAACACCACCGTGTACTTGGATAAAATAACCTCGTATAAACCTCATTTCTGGAAAACTCTGAGGCAAAGGAAGACTAGCTCTGTCGTGGCGTTGAAGGCAAGTGGCGTGAGGGAGTGGACTGAGATTTCGAGCCGTTTACCCTGGCtctgctcactctctcttcaCCTCTGTTCAGACCCCAAAGGTCTGGAGACACTCGGTCTCCTTAAAAACCTGAAGAGGCTTGACATTCTCCAGTGTCGGTGCCCAAACCTCGCTTCACTTACTTCACTTGTCCAGTTGACTCGTATCAGTTTGTGTGAGATCGTTCGCGCTCCCAGAACGGACGTTTACAATGCGGTCTCCCAGCTCACAAACCTCACGTCAATTTATTACCACGAGAACAAAAATCCTATTCCCAGAACAGCTTTCCACAATATCCTCCGGTGCCTGCCAAACTTAAAAAGGCTTTCCTTAAAAATGGGAGCAAACCAAAGTCCTTTGCCCAGTGATTACTTCTGTCCAAACGATACAAATCAGATGTCTG GCGAGCCAAAATATGGAACTCTAGGCCTGACCAGTTTGGAGCTGCTGAACTACATGGATCCCATGGTTTCTCCAACAGCATTGCAGAGCATTCCTTCTCTCAAAAGTCTGACAGTGCAGTATAGATGTTGGGTTGCAGTTTCAAGCCTTTGTCCCCTCAAATCATGGCTCTCAACATTGCCATCCCTTGCAGAGCTCAGCATTTCTT ACGGATATGAGCTTGGTGCTTATGCTAAATCTGTACCTGGGACAGTGCAGAATCTACAGCTCAAAGCAGTGGTGGGAGAGCTGGAGGATGTAAGAGAGATAGCTCTCAAAGTTCCTGATCTCTTGTGCCTTCACTTGGACTTGTATTGCCGTAATACACACAGCTATGTTGCAGAGCTTCCTCAGCTTTTCCCCAAGCTGCAAAGCCTGAAAATAAG ACACAACaacattacagagagagagtttttaCAGCTTGCACAGATTCCTAATCTCAAGCGTTTGGAAGTTTTGGATAATAATGTTGCTCTTGAGGATCTGATTCACAAACTGCAGGTCCAGACCAACTATAGAATCCATGTGACTCATTCATTGGACACAAAGGATCGAAACGCCTGCCTTTGTTCTCATAACTAA
- the im:7136021 gene encoding uncharacterized protein im:7136021 isoform X2, with product MSAVELLPEEVWLLVFEYLPTPDKFSVRSSCKLFRRLIDRPTFWRNTTVYLDKITSYKPHFWKTLRQRKTSSVVALKASGVREWTEISSRLPWLCSLSLHLCSDPKGLETLGLLKNLKRLDILQCRCPNLASLTSLVQLTRISLCEIVRAPRTDVYNAVSQLTNLTSIYYHENKNPIPRTAFHNILRCLPNLKRLSLKMGANQSPLPSDYFCPNDTNQMSGEPKYGTLGLTSLELLNYMDPMVSPTALQSIPSLKSLTVQYRCWVAVSSLCPLKSWLSTLPSLAELSISYGYELGAYAKSVPGTVQNLQLKAVVGELEDVREIALKVPDLLCLHLDLYCRNTHSYVAELPQLFPKLQSLKIRSDFHLQTQQHYRERVFTACTDS from the exons ATGTCTGCTGTTGAACTGTTACCCGAGGAAGTGTGGCTGCTCGTGTTTGAGTACCTCCCGACACCGGATAAATTCAGTGTTCGCTCAAGCTGCAAACTTTTTAGAAGACTGATAGACCGCCCTACATTTTGGAGAAACACCACCGTGTACTTGGATAAAATAACCTCGTATAAACCTCATTTCTGGAAAACTCTGAGGCAAAGGAAGACTAGCTCTGTCGTGGCGTTGAAGGCAAGTGGCGTGAGGGAGTGGACTGAGATTTCGAGCCGTTTACCCTGGCtctgctcactctctcttcaCCTCTGTTCAGACCCCAAAGGTCTGGAGACACTCGGTCTCCTTAAAAACCTGAAGAGGCTTGACATTCTCCAGTGTCGGTGCCCAAACCTCGCTTCACTTACTTCACTTGTCCAGTTGACTCGTATCAGTTTGTGTGAGATCGTTCGCGCTCCCAGAACGGACGTTTACAATGCGGTCTCCCAGCTCACAAACCTCACGTCAATTTATTACCACGAGAACAAAAATCCTATTCCCAGAACAGCTTTCCACAATATCCTCCGGTGCCTGCCAAACTTAAAAAGGCTTTCCTTAAAAATGGGAGCAAACCAAAGTCCTTTGCCCAGTGATTACTTCTGTCCAAACGATACAAATCAGATGTCTG GCGAGCCAAAATATGGAACTCTAGGCCTGACCAGTTTGGAGCTGCTGAACTACATGGATCCCATGGTTTCTCCAACAGCATTGCAGAGCATTCCTTCTCTCAAAAGTCTGACAGTGCAGTATAGATGTTGGGTTGCAGTTTCAAGCCTTTGTCCCCTCAAATCATGGCTCTCAACATTGCCATCCCTTGCAGAGCTCAGCATTTCTT ACGGATATGAGCTTGGTGCTTATGCTAAATCTGTACCTGGGACAGTGCAGAATCTACAGCTCAAAGCAGTGGTGGGAGAGCTGGAGGATGTAAGAGAGATAGCTCTCAAAGTTCCTGATCTCTTGTGCCTTCACTTGGACTTGTATTGCCGTAATACACACAGCTATGTTGCAGAGCTTCCTCAGCTTTTCCCCAAGCTGCAAAGCCTGAAAATAAGGTCAGACTTTCATCTACAG ACACAACaacattacagagagagagtttttaCAGCTTGCACAGATTCCTAA